A part of Limihaloglobus sulfuriphilus genomic DNA contains:
- a CDS encoding LamG domain-containing protein: MSCIPANKQILLLFCALLALSCSGQVLFYNSFENPEFEADYAAGTAKALYHDMLKPVEGKTGQGIWCKPNEYIRFETDENISLEEGTILFWVKPNYTPPRFRQEFGREMQALFSIRIRTDHLIQLRLINDKTAPRLRLMTGGDNNKKSNINIDIPGWQKDQWHQIMISWKQPGRLALAVDDQKPVAAEDAHLPLMPEAMLYDMFFGTNSKQSRVFQMEHFDGVIDEVYIFDEWLVRDKPQIKPKAKKPKLPSHVTAQPDWVSENSQRLNFYVKPESSQWQNVPVKSDIDLGLDWKKLSPQRKRAAINNFRLVRFDTRTGRPVVYDEKLDGHKKYFRPFTVTSEIYSASKAVLRFVHAGTEEAGYSFCYDLNHVYDSPFPLEIPMVGNGDRLRIGLKTSIGNLAGTIAGVFDVGDIDGDGDLDIWLNSGTVRTPKCSDLMTGHYFYENISNETGVENIYAPAKLIIRDNTPTGYISGVVIPVIADINHDGKDDLLMLGRSCQEWWEWEFINDKPVVTKIHKLRFEGPVLDTEIKTFWFDWDGDGLGDVITSELPNIGKDEVTPIVRVYRNVGTKENPAIDTNNPQDIAVDKVDLQWCYIPVDWDCDGDIDFISSGFTHEMYFHENIGGTKTAPKFAAAKRLKTMDRREITIPNSVVTIKIADKDQDGDMDILWGSEAGCIGFVENIAGPGRMPVLRNTVYLQQVRPILDAGAINIPKLVDWDDDGDKDIIAGASNAIVYFENQGSDDRPLWKWGEDMTAGGFPIWLPAGDDGSVQGIEELGWQYNNPEVADWDGDGLKDLIMSGIRGEHHFFKNIGRKGSPRLAKGQLIKVDWQGEPLKPAWLPFQPVGNELITVWRTKPVAMDWNNDGLCDYITLDHKGAMALYLRAEDPNGKLILKPGKNIFEIDGPYSQGLVWNRPENATRGRSGRTIINITDWDKDGDYDLVYDNVNARYYENTRDNQRPLWVDRGDLVKERLTNHNAGPALVDWDNDGSLDLFVGSESGRIFYFSRAYIDGPAPTVIQIKNEEQK, from the coding sequence ATGAGTTGCATACCCGCAAACAAACAAATTCTACTTTTATTCTGCGCCCTTTTGGCGTTGAGCTGCAGCGGTCAGGTACTGTTCTATAACTCATTTGAAAATCCGGAATTTGAAGCGGATTATGCCGCCGGTACTGCCAAGGCTCTCTATCATGATATGCTCAAACCGGTTGAGGGTAAAACTGGACAGGGTATATGGTGCAAACCAAACGAGTATATTAGATTCGAAACAGACGAAAATATCAGCCTGGAAGAAGGAACAATTCTTTTTTGGGTAAAACCAAATTATACCCCCCCAAGGTTCAGGCAAGAGTTCGGCCGGGAGATGCAGGCACTGTTTAGTATCAGGATCAGGACAGATCATCTGATCCAGCTTCGATTGATAAATGACAAAACCGCGCCCAGACTCCGGCTCATGACCGGAGGAGATAATAACAAGAAAAGCAATATCAATATTGATATTCCCGGCTGGCAAAAAGATCAGTGGCATCAGATAATGATCTCATGGAAGCAGCCGGGCAGACTTGCTCTGGCAGTTGATGACCAAAAACCGGTAGCAGCAGAAGATGCTCATCTTCCCCTTATGCCCGAAGCGATGCTTTACGATATGTTTTTCGGGACCAATTCCAAGCAGAGCCGTGTTTTCCAAATGGAGCATTTCGACGGCGTAATAGACGAGGTTTATATTTTCGATGAATGGCTTGTCAGAGACAAACCTCAAATAAAACCGAAAGCGAAGAAACCTAAATTGCCGTCTCATGTTACTGCTCAACCTGATTGGGTAAGCGAAAATTCACAAAGACTCAATTTTTATGTAAAACCTGAATCAAGCCAGTGGCAGAATGTTCCTGTTAAATCCGATATTGATTTGGGCCTTGATTGGAAAAAGCTCTCGCCGCAGCGGAAAAGGGCGGCAATCAATAATTTCCGTCTCGTTCGGTTTGACACCCGGACAGGCCGGCCGGTTGTCTATGATGAAAAATTAGACGGCCATAAAAAGTACTTTAGGCCTTTTACTGTTACCTCGGAAATCTATTCAGCAAGTAAGGCGGTACTGCGATTTGTTCACGCCGGAACCGAAGAAGCCGGCTACAGTTTCTGCTATGATCTAAATCATGTTTACGATTCACCCTTCCCGCTTGAGATACCTATGGTAGGAAACGGTGACAGGCTCCGGATCGGCTTAAAAACAAGCATAGGAAACCTGGCAGGGACGATCGCGGGTGTTTTCGATGTAGGAGACATTGATGGTGATGGCGATTTGGATATTTGGCTCAATTCAGGTACAGTAAGAACTCCAAAATGCAGCGATCTGATGACAGGGCATTATTTCTATGAGAATATTTCCAATGAAACCGGTGTAGAAAATATTTATGCTCCGGCTAAACTGATTATTCGGGATAATACTCCGACAGGTTACATTTCCGGAGTTGTTATCCCTGTAATTGCTGACATAAATCATGATGGAAAAGATGACCTGCTGATGCTTGGCCGCTCATGTCAGGAGTGGTGGGAATGGGAATTTATAAATGATAAGCCGGTTGTTACAAAAATTCATAAACTCCGGTTTGAAGGGCCTGTGCTGGATACGGAAATAAAGACATTCTGGTTTGACTGGGATGGCGATGGTCTGGGAGATGTCATTACAAGTGAACTTCCAAATATCGGCAAAGATGAAGTCACGCCGATCGTTCGGGTGTACAGAAATGTCGGCACAAAAGAAAATCCGGCAATAGATACCAATAATCCTCAGGATATCGCTGTTGATAAAGTAGATCTGCAGTGGTGCTATATTCCCGTTGACTGGGACTGTGACGGGGATATTGATTTCATCTCTTCAGGCTTTACACACGAAATGTATTTTCACGAGAATATCGGCGGCACAAAAACAGCCCCAAAATTTGCTGCTGCAAAGCGTCTTAAAACCATGGATCGCAGGGAGATAACGATTCCCAATTCCGTAGTTACAATTAAAATAGCGGACAAGGACCAGGATGGCGATATGGATATTCTGTGGGGTTCCGAGGCGGGTTGTATAGGGTTTGTCGAAAATATTGCCGGCCCCGGCAGAATGCCTGTTCTTCGAAATACCGTTTACCTCCAGCAGGTAAGGCCGATATTAGATGCCGGCGCCATCAATATTCCCAAGCTCGTGGACTGGGATGATGATGGTGATAAGGATATCATTGCCGGAGCCAGTAACGCGATTGTCTATTTTGAGAACCAGGGCAGCGATGATCGGCCTCTCTGGAAGTGGGGAGAAGATATGACTGCGGGCGGTTTCCCGATATGGTTGCCGGCAGGTGATGACGGCTCTGTGCAGGGGATTGAGGAATTGGGTTGGCAATACAATAATCCTGAAGTCGCCGACTGGGATGGCGATGGATTAAAGGATCTAATCATGAGTGGAATCAGGGGCGAACACCACTTCTTTAAAAATATTGGCCGAAAAGGTTCCCCTCGTCTGGCGAAAGGACAGCTCATAAAAGTTGATTGGCAGGGTGAACCGTTAAAACCGGCCTGGCTGCCGTTTCAGCCGGTGGGAAATGAACTGATAACCGTTTGGCGAACTAAGCCGGTTGCGATGGACTGGAACAATGACGGTCTTTGCGATTATATAACCCTGGATCATAAAGGGGCTATGGCACTGTATCTGCGGGCTGAAGACCCAAATGGGAAACTAATCTTGAAGCCGGGCAAAAACATCTTTGAGATTGACGGTCCATACAGTCAGGGACTGGTTTGGAACAGGCCTGAAAACGCGACTCGGGGACGCTCGGGCAGAACTATTATAAATATAACAGACTGGGATAAAGATGGCGACTATGACCTGGTTTATGATAATGTCAATGCCAGATATTATGAAAACACCAGAGATAACCAAAGACCTCTATGGGTTGACAGGGGCGATCTGGTTAAAGAACGTTTGACTAACCACAACGCCGGGCCTGCTTTAGTCGATTGGGACAATGACGGCAGCCTGGATCTGTTTGTCGGCTCAGAATCCGGCAGAATATTCTATTTTTCAAGAGCTTATATCGACGGACCGGCTCCAACCGTGATCCAAATCAAAAATGAGGAACAAAAATGA
- a CDS encoding right-handed parallel beta-helix repeat-containing protein: MKAKIILICIISLLCASISSALNVSAVLGSDGTDFDPWNQQRWAGWYENGILVEPFIIDMSVTFKARSEPWEVDTGNLNPYQGNQPQLLVLSADADIVLDGNNVTIDSRKPRIKSWSLQDLYSNVVDTTQDYDRTVGVYLAQSDPIDNNSRGSTIKNLTLKGFVHGIAANHFHLRDVYVENVTLERNIWGLFPRGANAAVTNSYIAENVLGGLYGEYNSRNWVFTNNTFRDNNTNGIRSYGDMALDACYNYVVSDNEFLGARYATQSSFGTYYHTSISLYRNAGEQEDIREFAARNILIKDNSFTGYNIAVDHAPRTGWDHWLDQSGETRCYTAYNTIENNTFENCKIGVLLRNNYNKILNNTFLNVPKEIVMHNVFYSMHHNTIDQPGTDVWLWSVDSDYEDYAQYIPYANAGAGIPAWEKFYHVICPGQYPDFHYDGQAELLVAETLLVPQECDINSDTIVNLADFNLLASDWLSSGSSIPFSRMSTDINSSGIVNSGDLVYCGKGWHKENDKIDAYASGGKPVDIATGNMAKYEPGDEIAVIWNRPVSRINSTDYFTVIIYNQDGVELDRCARSETRWAKIAAGNFLPDTGYIKENDNYEIAAVPTVPDTNGCYPLYIFRKGFAEPAVVLLEDNTIPFADIVGGDFDDGSDEYQEIAYKLEGTDTIRYAKPSNTAWSAVSRNAATDITGITAGDFDGDSLDSEVAAVTASPGPALIYRAGSDSHHAAAGNTGRKWILCAAGNFDGALRAKDEIALISDTPVNGIYEIAYFALRSDVPFKVSRSKSLSLKPASVVSGKFIVDEKLNKYETLENISEEDFFAEIDNWGDHLAVLPEFKLSESYPIFWLCTSITQDEQSHYRLIPLLR; this comes from the coding sequence ATGAAGGCCAAAATCATTTTGATCTGCATTATTAGCTTGCTTTGCGCATCAATTTCATCCGCGTTGAATGTTTCGGCTGTACTTGGCAGCGATGGTACTGATTTTGACCCCTGGAACCAGCAAAGGTGGGCAGGCTGGTACGAAAACGGCATTCTTGTTGAACCATTCATCATTGACATGTCTGTTACTTTTAAGGCCAGAAGCGAGCCGTGGGAAGTTGATACAGGCAATTTAAATCCTTATCAAGGCAATCAGCCGCAATTGCTTGTTCTTTCCGCAGATGCGGATATTGTCCTTGACGGAAACAATGTCACTATTGACAGCCGTAAACCCCGTATAAAAAGCTGGTCTTTGCAGGATCTTTACAGCAATGTTGTTGACACGACGCAGGATTATGACAGAACGGTGGGTGTCTATCTTGCCCAGTCTGATCCGATTGATAATAACAGCCGGGGCAGCACGATTAAAAATCTGACGTTGAAAGGTTTTGTTCATGGAATTGCGGCAAATCATTTTCATCTCCGGGATGTTTATGTGGAAAATGTAACGCTGGAGCGAAACATCTGGGGATTGTTTCCGCGAGGTGCAAATGCTGCTGTTACCAACAGTTATATAGCTGAAAATGTATTGGGCGGGTTATACGGCGAGTACAATTCACGAAACTGGGTCTTCACTAATAATACATTTCGGGACAACAATACAAATGGTATCCGCTCGTATGGCGATATGGCGCTGGATGCCTGTTACAATTATGTTGTTTCCGATAATGAATTTCTGGGTGCCCGTTATGCCACCCAATCGTCTTTTGGCACATATTATCACACCTCTATTTCTTTGTACCGAAATGCCGGTGAACAGGAGGATATCCGGGAGTTTGCCGCAAGAAATATTTTAATAAAAGACAATTCTTTCACCGGCTATAATATAGCTGTCGATCATGCCCCTAGAACCGGCTGGGACCATTGGCTGGATCAGTCCGGCGAGACAAGATGCTATACTGCATACAATACAATAGAAAACAATACTTTTGAGAATTGTAAAATAGGAGTCCTCTTAAGGAATAATTACAACAAAATACTTAACAATACTTTTTTGAACGTTCCAAAAGAAATAGTTATGCATAATGTCTTTTATTCGATGCACCATAACACAATAGATCAGCCGGGAACGGATGTGTGGCTGTGGTCTGTTGACAGCGATTACGAAGATTATGCACAATACATTCCTTACGCCAATGCCGGCGCCGGGATACCTGCCTGGGAGAAATTCTATCATGTTATCTGTCCGGGGCAGTATCCTGATTTTCACTATGACGGCCAGGCTGAGCTGCTCGTTGCGGAGACATTGTTAGTGCCTCAAGAATGTGATATCAATAGTGACACAATCGTCAACCTGGCAGACTTTAATTTACTCGCATCCGATTGGCTCAGTTCCGGCAGTTCTATCCCGTTTTCCCGAATGTCCACAGATATAAACTCATCAGGTATTGTAAACTCTGGTGATTTGGTTTATTGCGGAAAAGGATGGCACAAAGAAAACGATAAGATTGATGCGTACGCCTCCGGCGGAAAACCCGTTGATATAGCTACAGGGAATATGGCCAAATATGAACCCGGTGACGAGATTGCGGTGATATGGAACCGGCCTGTTTCAAGAATTAACAGCACGGACTATTTCACCGTGATAATTTATAATCAAGACGGGGTTGAATTGGACCGATGCGCTAGGAGTGAAACGAGATGGGCAAAGATTGCAGCGGGCAATTTCCTGCCGGATACCGGCTATATCAAAGAAAATGACAATTACGAGATTGCCGCAGTCCCAACCGTTCCCGATACGAATGGCTGCTATCCGTTGTATATTTTTAGAAAAGGTTTTGCCGAACCCGCAGTTGTTCTGCTGGAAGACAATACAATTCCGTTCGCAGATATTGTCGGCGGTGATTTTGACGACGGTTCAGATGAATATCAGGAAATCGCATATAAACTCGAAGGGACTGATACCATTCGCTATGCAAAGCCGAGTAATACCGCCTGGTCTGCGGTTTCCCGCAATGCTGCGACCGATATTACCGGCATCACGGCGGGGGACTTCGACGGCGATTCTTTAGATTCAGAAGTAGCGGCTGTTACAGCCTCGCCGGGCCCCGCCCTGATTTATCGGGCTGGTTCAGACAGCCACCATGCTGCCGCCGGAAATACCGGCCGCAAATGGATTCTATGTGCAGCAGGCAATTTTGACGGAGCCCTCAGAGCAAAAGATGAAATTGCACTAATTTCAGATACGCCGGTGAATGGGATTTATGAAATAGCTTACTTTGCGCTGCGAAGTGATGTCCCGTTTAAAGTTTCCCGTTCAAAATCGCTGAGCTTAAAACCCGCCTCTGTCGTTTCAGGCAAGTTCATCGTTGATGAGAAATTGAATAAATATGAGACTCTTGAAAATATTTCAGAAGAAGATTTTTTTGCTGAAATTGATAACTGGGGTGACCACCTGGCGGTCTTGCCGGAATTCAAATTGAGTGAATCTTATCCAATCTTCTGGCTTTGTACGAGTATTACGCAAGATGAACAATCTCACTACCGTCTTATTCCGCTGTTGAGATAA
- a CDS encoding PEP-CTERM sorting domain-containing protein (PEP-CTERM proteins occur, often in large numbers, in the proteomes of bacteria that also encode an exosortase, a predicted intramembrane cysteine proteinase. The presence of a PEP-CTERM domain at a protein's C-terminus predicts cleavage within the sorting domain, followed by covalent anchoring to some some component of the (usually Gram-negative) cell surface. Many PEP-CTERM proteins exhibit an unusual sequence composition that includes large numbers of potential glycosylation sites. Expression of one such protein has been shown restore the ability of a bacterium to form floc, a type of biofilm.) — protein sequence MRAKICTVLTSMLVVALAGSASFGSIIYESFDYEAGSLVGQNGGQGWGGSWNMPSTNGTQEVTAESLSFSSYQTSGGALKLVKQADPGTFVSVGVRRQLGFDFTAGDDVWVSFLSKSDGELSAMASRTAEVRHGATLGTTKLRIRPKGSGSQGIMVAYDGSASNSAAKSAQDGRTYLNIVRFGDIGTADGKFAVMWTFEEAGYNAMIADGIITEDELNQNYYLNAQDPHENRTLNSLDSVYINLSDSQDPNFGYYFDELRYGTSLSDVLVIPEPMTMLLLGFGGLAVLRKKS from the coding sequence ATGAGAGCAAAAATCTGTACAGTTTTAACCTCAATGTTAGTGGTAGCTTTGGCCGGCTCGGCCAGTTTTGGATCTATCATCTATGAATCATTTGATTACGAAGCGGGCAGCCTGGTCGGTCAAAACGGCGGTCAGGGCTGGGGCGGTTCCTGGAATATGCCCTCGACAAATGGAACCCAGGAAGTAACGGCTGAAAGTCTCAGCTTCAGCAGCTATCAAACCAGCGGCGGGGCGTTGAAGCTGGTAAAACAAGCCGACCCAGGGACTTTTGTCAGTGTAGGTGTACGTCGTCAGCTTGGCTTTGACTTCACCGCAGGCGATGATGTTTGGGTCAGTTTCCTATCAAAATCTGATGGTGAACTTTCGGCTATGGCCAGCAGAACGGCTGAAGTAAGGCATGGAGCAACTCTCGGGACTACCAAATTAAGAATACGCCCCAAAGGTTCAGGATCCCAGGGCATTATGGTTGCTTATGACGGTTCGGCTAGTAATTCGGCGGCTAAAAGTGCTCAGGACGGCAGAACATATCTCAACATCGTAAGATTTGGAGATATAGGAACCGCCGATGGCAAATTTGCTGTCATGTGGACTTTCGAGGAAGCCGGGTACAACGCAATGATCGCCGACGGCATCATCACAGAAGATGAATTGAACCAGAATTACTACTTAAATGCTCAGGATCCGCATGAAAACAGAACTCTAAATTCATTGGATTCGGTTTACATCAATCTTTCGGATAGCCAGGACCCAAATTTTGGGTACTACTTCGATGAACTTCGTTACGGCACAAGTCTAAGCGATGTTTTGGTAATACCTGAGCCCATGACCATGCTTTTACTCGGCTTTGGCGGTTTAGCTGTTTTAAGAAAAAAAAGTTAA
- a CDS encoding sodium:solute symporter has translation MDIKIGYIDTIAIVGYFVVMAVIGYICSRKNKSTEEYFVGGRSFGGWVIGLSLVGTSISSISFLAYPADSFKTSWIRYLPNIALPIAVLIASRTFLKFFRDKRTTSAYQFLEARFGTSIRIYATMAFIVAESIRLGIVLYLTSLIVHELTGLPIDLCIIVAGGFVSIYTIVGGIDAVIWTDVLQTLVLVGGGILCLAMVVAKVPGGIAEVFRVGLENNKFSFSENINGTLQNLDFFGPLSEKTIFMLILVGFTTWMTSYSSNQNIIQRYCATRDLKETKKAMWVCVWSSLPIWAFFMFLGTALFAFFHHFPTEETQQILAGERKAEQVLPFFIINYLPSGVTGIVIAATLAAAMSSLDSGINAISTVSVVDIYKRVFVTKKADKHYLKAAWFFASLASVVMIGGALIISHTDTNTLQDTGLILASVVSGGMLGIYILGFFTKIRGVRSVWAGIATTLSFTVWTVLSSKDLLPDAISFRYDLYYTTIFGNLIMFFVGFGVYNIFFKSKSEVLEEDIDSETQRQEKVYN, from the coding sequence TTGGATATTAAGATCGGATATATAGATACGATAGCCATCGTAGGGTATTTCGTGGTGATGGCAGTGATAGGTTACATTTGTTCCCGAAAAAATAAGTCCACGGAAGAGTATTTTGTAGGCGGCAGATCTTTTGGCGGCTGGGTAATCGGACTAAGTTTAGTAGGAACCTCCATCAGCTCAATCTCTTTTCTTGCCTATCCGGCCGATTCTTTTAAAACTTCCTGGATTCGGTATCTGCCCAATATTGCTTTGCCTATCGCAGTCCTGATCGCTTCGAGAACTTTTCTAAAGTTTTTCAGGGACAAAAGAACCACTTCTGCTTATCAATTTCTGGAAGCCAGATTTGGCACTTCGATCAGAATTTACGCTACAATGGCCTTTATTGTAGCCGAATCGATCAGACTGGGTATTGTTCTCTACCTGACTTCCCTGATAGTGCACGAATTAACAGGTTTGCCAATAGATCTTTGTATTATCGTCGCAGGCGGGTTCGTTTCAATCTATACCATTGTCGGGGGAATTGATGCTGTAATCTGGACAGACGTTCTGCAGACGCTGGTTCTGGTTGGCGGAGGAATACTCTGCCTGGCGATGGTTGTTGCTAAAGTTCCCGGCGGCATAGCGGAAGTTTTCCGGGTAGGACTCGAAAACAATAAATTCAGTTTCTCAGAAAACATCAACGGCACTTTGCAGAATCTGGATTTTTTCGGACCGTTGAGCGAGAAAACAATTTTCATGCTGATACTGGTTGGCTTCACAACATGGATGACAAGTTATAGTTCCAACCAGAACATAATTCAGAGATACTGCGCCACAAGGGATCTGAAAGAAACTAAAAAAGCGATGTGGGTTTGCGTATGGTCGAGTTTGCCGATATGGGCATTTTTTATGTTCCTTGGCACGGCTCTGTTTGCTTTCTTTCATCATTTCCCCACGGAAGAAACCCAACAGATACTTGCCGGCGAAAGAAAGGCCGAACAGGTACTGCCGTTCTTTATAATAAATTATCTGCCCTCGGGAGTGACTGGAATTGTAATAGCGGCAACTTTGGCGGCGGCTATGTCATCCCTTGACTCAGGTATCAATGCGATCTCGACGGTTAGCGTGGTTGATATTTATAAAAGAGTTTTCGTTACAAAAAAAGCGGACAAACATTACCTCAAAGCCGCCTGGTTTTTCGCCTCGTTAGCTTCTGTCGTTATGATAGGCGGAGCTTTAATAATCTCCCATACAGATACGAATACATTGCAGGATACGGGACTGATACTTGCTTCGGTTGTTTCCGGCGGTATGCTTGGAATCTACATACTGGGATTTTTCACAAAAATCAGGGGAGTCAGAAGCGTTTGGGCCGGTATCGCCACAACTCTCAGTTTTACGGTCTGGACAGTCCTTTCTTCGAAGGACCTGCTGCCCGATGCTATCAGTTTCAGATACGATCTATACTATACTACTATATTTGGAAATCTGATCATGTTTTTCGTAGGATTTGGAGTGTATAACATCTTTTTCAAATCCAAATCTGAAGTGTTAGAAGAAGACATTGATTCAGAAACGCAGCGTCAGGAAAAAGTATATAACTGA
- a CDS encoding uroporphyrinogen decarboxylase family protein → MDNLKEQRIVASLTGGEIDRIPVMPKIWVDFSAKVTGTDIREVIENPVTALDVIARAGQQLDFDAVRQFPFPAKKIIKEDAKLFEVDNRNKKIGVIDLQGGLSTLLFESEDYNINDPVMMSYFQFYKPSIPPVRSKQDAENIAVPDAKIFDELKWYSNQKEVMDRYPQLCYVADCNSATMSFYVVLRGIENAMFDLIENPGLVHAVMEKGAAIAIQRGKYWLDKGFRVLRLNDSTGNLSLISAGHWREFIYPHIKDVCDELHSYNKDALIYCHICGDILDIAEDLVETGLDCIGPLDPLGGFTVKQIRNRVGSDIALMGGVDTLSLLNKKPQEIKAEAVDCIEQGGENGRYILSSGCVVPRDCSESNIKAMVDAAKTYLTRKGD, encoded by the coding sequence ATGGATAACTTGAAAGAACAAAGGATTGTTGCATCTCTGACCGGCGGTGAAATAGACCGGATACCGGTAATGCCGAAAATCTGGGTTGATTTTTCAGCTAAAGTCACCGGCACTGACATCAGAGAAGTCATCGAAAATCCTGTGACCGCTTTAGATGTCATCGCCAGGGCAGGGCAGCAGCTTGATTTTGATGCCGTTAGGCAGTTCCCGTTTCCTGCTAAAAAAATAATTAAAGAAGACGCAAAGCTGTTCGAAGTAGATAATAGAAATAAAAAGATCGGTGTGATAGATCTTCAGGGGGGACTTTCGACGCTTTTGTTTGAAAGTGAAGACTACAACATAAATGACCCTGTCATGATGAGTTATTTTCAGTTTTACAAACCATCAATTCCGCCGGTCAGATCCAAACAGGATGCCGAAAACATCGCGGTTCCGGATGCAAAAATTTTCGATGAACTGAAATGGTATTCTAATCAGAAAGAAGTAATGGATAGATATCCGCAGCTTTGCTACGTTGCGGACTGTAATTCTGCGACAATGTCATTTTATGTGGTTCTTCGGGGAATCGAAAATGCCATGTTCGATTTGATCGAGAATCCCGGTCTTGTTCACGCGGTTATGGAAAAGGGCGCGGCGATAGCTATCCAAAGAGGTAAGTACTGGCTGGACAAGGGATTCAGGGTGTTAAGGCTGAACGATTCTACAGGGAACTTGAGTTTGATCTCCGCCGGGCACTGGCGGGAGTTTATCTACCCTCACATCAAAGATGTTTGTGATGAGCTTCACAGCTACAACAAAGACGCTTTGATCTATTGTCATATCTGCGGTGATATCCTGGATATAGCTGAAGATCTGGTAGAGACGGGGCTTGACTGTATCGGGCCTCTGGATCCTCTGGGCGGTTTTACTGTCAAGCAGATCCGCAACAGGGTTGGTAGCGATATTGCCTTGATGGGGGGAGTTGACACGCTCTCGCTTTTGAATAAAAAGCCTCAGGAAATAAAAGCTGAAGCTGTGGATTGTATTGAGCAGGGAGGGGAAAACGGCAGATATATTCTCAGCAGCGGGTGTGTAGTCCCGCGTGATTGCAGTGAATCAAATATAAAGGCTATGGTTGATGCGGCGAAAACTTATTTGACCAGGAAAGGTGACTAA
- a CDS encoding prepilin-type N-terminal cleavage/methylation domain-containing protein, whose amino-acid sequence MKKRTGFTLVELPAVISIIALI is encoded by the coding sequence ATGAAAAAGAGAACTGGTTTTACACTTGTAGAACTGCCGGCAGTTATTTCGATCATTGCTTTGATATAG